A part of Anabas testudineus chromosome 7, fAnaTes1.2, whole genome shotgun sequence genomic DNA contains:
- the si:dkey-151g10.3 gene encoding serine/threonine-protein kinase WNK2 isoform X7, producing MATDPGEPTGTDDSSEKPDGQREEDTEQEGRANQKRERTQSTPSDFPSSQTQERRTTGGEEGRIRGEGGGGEASQEGEETTVRPISFSTSSLPIDTGQKKLRREKRFFRKSVEICEEDNETDVFPEASHSAPHLELRSSDSVFTSSTQQEGAASSCAALDHDPSCPSSTQDASKDASISAPNQRGKERDREQEEEAEMKAVATSPGGRFLKFDIELGRGAFKTVYKGLDTETWVEVAWCELQDRKLTKAEQQRFKEEAEMLKGLQHPNIVRFYDSWESVLRGKKCIVLVTELMTSGTLKTYLKRFKVMKPKVLRSWCRQILKGLHFLHTRTPPIVHRDLKCDNIFITGPTGSVKIGDLGLATLMRTSFAKSVIGTPEFMAPEMYEEHYDESVDVYAFGMCMLEMATSEYPYSECQNAAQIYRKVTSGIKPASFDKVNDPEVKEIIEGCIRQNKSQRLSIRDLLNHAFFGEDTGVRVELAEEDTGTQDCLALRIWVEEPKKLKGKHKDNEAIEFSYDLENDSAEEVALEMVKSGFFHESDAKVVGKSIRDRVNLIKKSRERRQQQQLLQQQQGLEERRDSTLTSYTFSHPSCPSSLGPGVAGQTGGGGQESEELPEVDQHVRQQHIFSGTTLSLPEGESIGSASCESYASEQSQAYSQQGESVTHSQITLPPAASGTSVLAHPQMPPIGETGSVPNVPLAQSVSMSSMSIIQSGGGPVAQTFLQPSTMVPQVSPSVPQQYLQPQTFPSDTLQTTTPHGSIPPSQSYIPPVSLKAPINVLTTSMPVSDPAALAGTIVPLAQQTQPPATPMQLADIIPQAAPQQTQPVMIPQQTIVQQQQIVMDPQIAILQQQSQQQMEAQATLLEQQGSSTQTPKEQHQQSLSTTAAQQEPQQQICVQHPIPSVQPTPQQQVLITQTGMEQRAMPLPQPGEQLQTYKQQLTGDPHEQTTIQPQQQPQQQQTLLQQQLGHQHQALFLEQHQIYVQQQLDQQQQQALLQQQQQQTQLQQHQLEHQQALIHKQLMDQQQQKALIQQQQEQQQPQALVQQQQQQPQKALLQQQLDQQQQQQQKQNQLYQQIGQHQAETQNEPEMQQRIGQQQLQSVLQQSPQQTQQQKEKLQQQVLLRQIEQQQQAIMQQHLQQQAILQQQQLHQKAQLQLQQQEQQQLHLKQQIEQQQQALLQQQLEQQRQQQVLLQQQHAELLQQQALVQQQIQEQQQQAAIIHLQQTEKQEVPVPAPSSMSEQQIQQQQTDIQHVCIPQLNTIQLTPHNNLTQQQLLEQQQVALIQQQQALVAQPQHRTSVMDPNIPVGAPASHEMHAMQTTPIPLQTSAVVPAQVFSLQGRNEAHLQNQIHVPSVIQPITQAAEQYQQQLQKLSQVQQPPAPLPVQTQLPVQHIPAPIQQSLPLKQTLIPLDESQLPPQCPPVSHLLTHPPAQIVSSNVAEPQSQNRSLPLYSHLLVDAPPSPQHKAKQMMPAHTQTSIQAQTNIQTQVHSHFQTHTDTSIAEQPILPHATFPAHQLTLSLSHTSYPPASLPSFPSQQPATAPAPELPSSPPAAQVTLPGQADLMPTSPPPVSALQSLDSNAPKLPQASLQDCDLTLLGITQDGPYLSSTEYHSSSGSVPANGEETAQLMTNGKLEKLKSQRRASCQKPEKVSHQFQLSMLQVSGSGDNMVECQLETHSNKMVTFKFDIDGDAPEDIADYMVEEDFVLDVEKEKFVEQLRAIVKKAHEILQTHSQTGSTDQLHVSTPTSSTTDSVPHSSPVGRWRFFINQTIRHRDSLSGQGTATPPPIAEMRIPQSPQTKKESEGSQSLESFTEMAPPPTASAASPPVSAVSAAASTVPPATATLAPHITASDSTSAAPSTLETSIPPVASGDFELPLLSSATADQIANLLNLSTAPTAVSHTPTTILPDILTSPGTSSCSTVGQSIGDTVITAPRPHLSAAEQSSTSFHSPPPATAVTSSVVSQLVMEQTLTQVAKPTPQQPQLQATLQQQVPATQQQLQPVQLEHQTQQTTPQQQQAHHQVYQEQIQLQKALQQSLQQLQPQQLMQEQIPLQPPLTEVQVLPLPGHVELLPQSLPLEQFLPPVSIQQTQQPLLQQQTQFSQQLMQQPQLQQLAQQVVAPQVAVVAQQQTHIDHQQQQQLNLQTIHLQQQQMLQQQIQQQQHQLLMDAVTLKPDQSQLLPLSISQQFLQQQLNVCPVPQQQVPQQSQIPADLAPQHIQSQLQHTEEQQEIVKTVDTPQKQQQFPLQKQSSLQMSESEVSTGETSVTEDTCSYSAPFHPQSDSSLPPLHPSTAEAPFPTLSLTMTPSPAQPSSVAESDSEGPPKIEFVDNRIKTLDEKLRNLLYQEYSSGVASVGGAGPTSAAFTSVGGDESPEPQSHHHLSFPPPDSSSDTSPHSSSSTTSSTTSRSSSTSPEPEKDEGGEVASSEVAISTVLGPVEQQPRPSLPSPSASSTPPTSFLPPSLDDSAGPQRPPVPGEPTILAVPPHSDTSTTGDASWPPNQHPIPLRHGQHQHNAGGQGQWKVEEGGRLAENRKRF from the exons ATGGCTACTGACCCAGGAGAGCCCACAGGCACTGACGACTCCTCGGAAAAACCTGatggacagagggaggaggacacAGAGCAGGAAGGTAGAGCCAACCAAAAGAGGGAGAGGACACAAAGCACCCCCTCAGATTTTCCCTCTTCCCAGACTCAGGAGAGGAGAACaactggaggagaagaaggacgAATccgaggagaaggaggaggaggggaagccAGCCAGGAAGGTGAGGAAACCACAGTCAGACCAATTTCATTCTCTACATCCTCTTTACCAATTGACACTGGTCAGAAAAAACTGAGGAGGGAGAAACGCTTCTTCAGAAAGAGTGTGGAGATTTGTGAAGAGGATAATGAGACGGATGTGTTCCCTGAGGCATCCCACAGTGCCCCCCATCTGGAGCTGCGCTCCTCAGACTCAGTCTTCACCAGCAGTACCCAGCAAGAAGGGGCTGCTTCATCTTGTGCTGCCCTGGACCATGACCCATCATGTCCCAGCTCCACACAGGACGCTAGCAAGGATGCTTCTATCTCTGCACCTAACCAGAGGGGGAAAGAGAGGGACCgtgagcaggaggaggaagcagagatgAAGGCTGTGGCCACCTCTCCTGGAGGCAGGTTCCTCAAGTTTGACATTGAACTGGGCCGAGGAGCATTCAAGACTGTCTATAAAGGCCTGGACACAGAGACTTGGGTGGAGGTGGCTTGGTGTGAACTTCAG GACCGGAAGCTCACCAAGGCCGAGCAGCAGCGCTTCAAGGAAGAGGCTGAGATGCTGAAGGGTCTTCAGCACCCCAACATCGTCCGCTTCTATGACTCCTGGGAGTCTGTGCTTCGTGGCAAGAAGTGCATTGTACTGGTTACTGAACTCATGACTTCAGGAACACTCAAAAC ttaCCTGAAGCGCTTTAAGGTGATGAAACCCAAGGTGCTGAGGAGTTGGTGTAGACAGATCCTGAAGGGCCTCCACTTCCTTCACACCAGAACTCCTCCAATTGTCCACCGGGACCTCAAGTGTGACAACATCTTTATAACAGGCCCCACAGGATCAGTCAAGATAGGTGACCTTGGACTGGCCACTCTTATGAGGACCTCCTTTGCTAAGAGTGTGATAG GAACACCAGAGTTCATGGCTCCAGAGATGTATGAGGAGCACTATGATGAGTCTGTTGATGTTTATGCCTTTGGGATGTGCATGCTGGAGATGGCTACTTCAGAATACCCCTACTCCGAGTGCCAAAATGCTGCTCAGATCTATCGCAAAGTCACAAGT ggtATAAAACCAGCCAGTTTTGATAAAGTAAATGACCCAGAGGTCAAAGAGATCATTGAAGGCTGTATTCGACAGAACAAGAGCCAAAG ACTCTCAATCAGAGACCTCCTAAACCATGCATTTTTTGGGGAGGACACAGGGGTCCGTGTGGAACTAGCAGAGGAGGATACGGGCACACAGGACTGTCTAGCTCTCCGTATTTGGGTTGAAGAGCCTAAGAAGCTAAaggggaaacacaaagacaatgAAGCCATTGAGTTCAGCTATGATCTGGAGAATGACAGTGCTGAGGAGGTGGCTCTAGAGATG GTGAAGTCGGGCTTCTTCCATGAGAGTGATGCCAAAGTGGTTGGAAAATCTATCCGGGACAGAGTAAATCTGATCAAAAAGTCACGGGAGCgtagacagcagcagcagctccttcagcagcagcagggcttggaagaaagaagagattCTACTCTCACCTCCTACACTTTTTCTCATCCATCTTGCCCATCTTCACTGGGGCCAGGGGTAGCAGGccaaacaggaggaggaggacaggagtCTGAGGAGCTGCCTGAAGTGGACCAGCATGTCAGACAGCAACATATTTTCAGTGGGACAACCCTTAGTCTGCCAG AAGGTGAGAGCATTGGGTCAGCCAGCTGTGAATCTTATGCAAGTGAACAGAGCCAGGCATACTCTCAGCAAGGGGAATCAGTCACCCACTCCCAGATTACTCTGCCCCCTGCAGCATCT GGCACCAGTGTATTGGCTCATCCTCAAATGCCTCCTATTGGTGAGACTGGAAGTGTTCCAAATGTGCCTCTTGCTCAGAGTGTTAGTATGTCCAGCATGTCCATAATCCAAAGTGGAGGGGGACCTGTGGCACAGACATTTCTTCAGCCTAGTACTATGGTCCCACAGGTATCACCAAGTGTCCCTCAACAATATTTGCAG CCACAAACATTCCCATCAGATACACTTCAAACTACCACTCCCCATGGGTCAATCCCCCCCTCACAGTCATACATACCCCCTGTTTCCCTAAAAGCACCCATTAATGTTCTCACTACATCTATGCCAGTCAGTGATCCTGCTGCACTAGCGGGAACCATTGTGCCCCTGGCTCAGCAAACCCAACCCCCTGCCACTCCTATGCAGCTTGCTGACATCATTCCCCAGGCAGCCCCCCAGCAAACACAGCCTGTAATGATCCCTCAGCAGACTATtgtccaacaacaacagatagTTATGGATCCCCAGATCGCCATCCTTCAACAGCAGTCACAACAGCAAATGGAGGCCCAGGCCACTCTGCTTGAGCAACAAGGCAGTTCCACTCAGACACCAAAGGAACAACATCAACAGAGCCTTTCCACTACAGCTGCACAGCAGGAGCCTCAGCAGCAGATCTGTGTACAGCACCCTATTCCATCTGTCCAGCCAACTCCTCAACAGCAGGTGTTAATTACACAAACAGGTATGGAGCAGCGGGCTATGCCATTGCCACAGCCAGGGGAACAACTGCAGACCTATAAACAGCAACTGACAGGGGATCCTCATGAGCAGACCACAATACAACCACAACAGCAGCCGCAGCAACAGCAAACTCTGTTACAGCAACAGCTAGGGCACCAGCACCAAGCTTTATTCCTTGAGCAACATCAGATATATGTGCAGCAACAACTTgatcagcagcaacaacaagcactgcttcaacagcagcagcaacagaccCAACTACAACAACATCAGCTGGAGCACCAGCAAGCACTTATACACAAGCAATTGATGGATCAGCAACAGCAAAAAGCCCTTATTCAACAgcaacaagagcagcagcaacCACAAGCTCTagtacaacagcaacaacagcagccacaaaaagcacttttacaacaacaattggaccaacaacaacaacagcagcagaaacagaaccaGTTATATCAACAAATCGGACAACACcaagctgaaacacaaaatgagccAGAAATGCAACAGCGAATTGGACAACAACAGCTACAAAGTGTATTGCAGCAGTCACCCCAGCAAACTCAAcagcaaaaggaaaaattaCAGCAACAAGTCTTACTCCGACAAAttgaacaacagcaacaagcaaTTATGCAACAGCATTTACAACAGCAGGCTAttttacaacagcagcagctacatCAGAAAGCTCAGTTACAGCTACAGCAACAAGAGCAGCAACAACTGCACCTCAAGCAGCAGATTGAGCAGCAACAGCAAGCTTTGTTGCAACAACAATTAGAACAACAGCGTCAGCAGCAGGTACTCCTACAACAGCAACACGCAGAGCTATTACAGCAGCAGGCTCTTGTACAACAACAGATtcaagagcagcagcagcaagcagCCATCATTCATCTTcagcaaactgaaaaacaagagGTCCCTGTCCCTGCTCCATCAAGTATGAGTGAGCAGCAGATTCAGCAGCAACAAACTgacatacagcatgtgtgtattCCACAATTAAACACTATTCAGCTTACACCTCATAACAATCTGACACAGCAACAGTTGTTAGAACAACAGCAAGTAGCATtgatacagcagcagcaagcaTTAGTTGCCCAGCCACAGCATCGCACGTCTGTAATGGATCCTAATATCCCAGTTGGAGCTCCAGCCAGCCATGAGATGCATGCCATGCAGACTACACCAATCCCTCTCCAGACATCTGCTGTTGTCCCTGCTCAAGTATTTTCCCTGCAAGGACGAAATGAGGCTCATCTCCAGAACCAGATCCATGTCCCTTCTGTCATTCAGCCTATCACTCAGGCTGCAGAGCAATACCAGCAACAGCTGCAGAAGCTTTCTCAAGTGCAACAGCCGCCAGCTCCACTTCCTGTGCAAACCCAGTTACCGGTACAGCACATCCCAGCTCCCATTCAGCAATCACTTCCTCTAAAGCAGACTTTGATTCCACTTGACGAGAGTCAGCTACCCCCACAGTGTCCACCTGTTTCACATCTGCTGACCCACCCTCCTGCACAGATAGTCTCCAGTAATGTGGCTGAGCCTCAGTCTCAGAACAGGAGTCTGCCCCTCTATAGTCATCTACTGGTAGATGCCCCTCCATCTCCACAGCACAAGGCCAAGCAGATGATgccagctcacacacaaactagCATTCAAGCCCAAACGAATATCCAAACACAGGTTCATTCtcattttcagacacacactgacacatcgATTGCTGAACAACCTATTTTGCCCCATGCTACCTTTCCTGCACATCAATTGACCCTCAGCCTCTCTCACACCTCATATCCACCAGCATCACTACCATCTTTCCCATCCCAACAACCTGCTACTGCCCCTGCTCCAGAGCTGCCTTCATCTCCACCAGCTGCCCAGGTAACCTTACCAGGGCAGGCCGACTTAATGCCCACCTCGCCCCCACCTGTATCTGCTCTACAATCACTTGACTCTAATGCCCCAAAACTACCCCAAGCTTCACTGCAAGACTGTGACCTTACCCTACTGGGCATTACTCAG GATGGTCCTTACCTGTCAAGTACGGAATATCATTCTTCTTCTGG GTCTGTTCCAGCTAATGGAGAAGAAACTGCTCAGCTCATGACCAATGGCAAATTAGAGAaattaaaaagtcaaagaaGAGCCTCCTGTCAGAAGCCTGAGAAGGTTTCACACCAGTTTCAGCTGAGCATGCTACAG GTGTCCGGCAGTGGGGACAATATGGTGGAATGCCAGTTGGAGACCCACAGCAACAAAATGGTGACATTTAAATTTGACATCGATGGAGATGCTCCTGAGGACATAGCAGATTACATG GTTGAAGAGGACTTTGTTCTTGatgtggagaaagagaaatttGTTGAGCAGCTAAGAGCAATAGTTAAGAAGGCCCATGAAATTcttcagacacattcacag ACTGGATCAACTGACCAGTTACACGTGAGCACTCCTACTAGCTCAACAA CGGACTCAGTGCCCCATTCTTCCCCAGTGGGACGTTGGCGCTTCTTTATCAACCAGACCATCCGCCATAGAGACTCTCTTTCCGGCCAAGGAACAGCTACACCACCTCCCATTGCAGAGATGAGGATACCGCAGTCTCCACAAACAAAGAAAG AAAGTGAAGGATCTCAGAGTCTGGAATCCTTCACTGAAATGGCCCCTCCCCCCACAGCTTCTGCTGCCTCACCTCCAGTTTCCGCTGTCTCGGCCGCTGCTTCTACAGTTCCCCCAGCCACAGCTACCCTGGCTCCTCACATCACTGCCTCTGATAGCACCTCTGCAGCACCTTCCACTCTTGAAACATCTATCCCTCCTGTGGCTTCAGGTGATTTTGAACTGCCACTACTCTCCTCAGCTACTGCTGACCAAATTGCTAATCTCCTCAACTTGTCCACTGCTCCTACTGCTGTTTCTCACACACCTACCACCATACTTCCTGATATCCTCACTTCTCCTGGAACCAGTAGTTGTTCTACTGTAGGTCAAAGTATAGGGGATACAGTGATAACTGCTCCAAGGCCACATCTGTCTGCAGCGGAACAGTCTTCAACCTCTTTCCATTCCCCTCCACCTGCTACTGCAGTGACCTCTTCTGTTGTAAGCCAACTTGTCATGGAGCAGACACTCACCCAGGTGGCCAAACCAACcccacaacaaccacagctacAGGCTACATTACAGCAACAGGTACCAGCAACTCAACAGCAACTGCAGCCAGTCCAGCTGGAACATCAGACTCAACAGACAacaccacaacaacagcaagCACACCATCAAGTGTACCAAGAACAAATCCAACTTCAGAAAGCACTTCAGCAGTCTCTCCAACAGTTACAACCACAGCAGCTAATGCAGGAACAAATACCACTTCAACCACCGCTGACGGAGGTACAGGTCCTGCCTCTGCCAGGTCATGTAGAATTGTTACCACAGTCTCTGCCTCTTGAGCAGTTTCTTCCACCAGTATCCATACAGCAGACCCAACAACCCCTTCTTCAACAGCAAACACAGTTTAGCCAACAGCTGATGCAACAGCCTCAGTTACAGCAGTTAGCTCAGCAGGTTGTGGCACCCCAGGTTGCTGTAGTGGCCCAACAGCAGACCCATATAGAtcatcagcagcaacaacagttaAACCTACAGACAATAcatttacagcaacaacaaatgttgCAACAGCAgatacaacagcagcaacatcagctGCTTATGGATGCTGTGACTTTAAAGCCAGATCAGAGCCAGTTGCTGCCCCTGTCAATTAGTCAACAGTTTCTTCAACAGCAACTAAATGTTTGTCCTGTACCACAACAGCAGGTTCCACAACAATCCCAAATCCCTGCTGACCTGGCTCCACAACATATACAGTCACAGCTGCAACACACTGAGGAGCAACAGGAGATTGTCAAAACTGTGGACACACcccaaaaacagcagcagtttccaCTGCAGAAGCAGTCCTCCTTACAGATGTCAGAGTCAGAGGTGTCTACAGGAGAAACAAGTGTAACAGAGGATACATGCAGCTACTCTGCCCCATTTCATCCTCAATCTGACTCTTCTCTCCCCCCTCTTCATCCTAGCACTGCTGAAGCCCCCTTTCCTACGCTTTCCCTCACAATGACACCATCTCCTGCTCAGCCTTCCTCTGTGGCTGAGTCAGACAGTGAAGGCCCACCCAAAATTGAATTTGTTGACAACCGCATAAAAACTTTGGATGAAAAGCTAAGGAACTTGTTGTATCAGGAATACAGCAGTGGGGTAGCCTCGGTTGGGGGAGCAGGCCCTACGTCCGCTGCCTTTACATCAGTAGGAGGAGATGAATCACCAGAGCCCCAGTCACACCACCACTTGTCTTTCCCCCCTCCTGACTCCTCTTCAGATACTTCCCCCCACTCCTCATCTTCCACTACTTCCTCAACCACCTCCCGATCCTCTTCCACTTCCCCTGAACCAGAAAAGGATGAAGGGGGAGAGGTGGCCTCCTCAGAAGTGGCCATCTCTACAGTGCTGGGTCCAGTGGAACAGCAGCCTCGGCCATCTCTTCCCTCCCCTTCTGCTTCATCGACTCCACCTACATCTTTCCTGCCTCCCAGTCTAGATGACTCTGCTGGGCCCCAACGCCCGCCTGTACCAGGAGAACCAACCATTCTT GCTGTTCCCCCACACTCTGACACCAGTACCACTGGAGATGCATCGTGGCCCCCCAATCAGCATCCGATCCCCCTCCGGCATGGACAGCACCAGCACAATGCAGGAG GGCAAGGACAGTGGAAAGTAGAGGAGGGTGGGAGATTGGCAGAGAATAGAAAGCGATTCTGA